From a single Oncorhynchus nerka isolate Pitt River linkage group LG11, Oner_Uvic_2.0, whole genome shotgun sequence genomic region:
- the LOC115137713 gene encoding thioredoxin-related transmembrane protein 2-B-like — translation MALLTPLLAFLYHLPQVYKWLLKPYYVASLFMSVAFLLIRKTPGICEHLSTQREDGNPCDFDWREVEILMFLSAIVMMKNRRAITVEQHVGNIILFSKVANVILFFRLDIRMGLLYLTFCIVFLMTCKPPLYMGPEYIKYFSDKTIDDELERDNRVTWIVEFFANWSPECQSFAAVYADLSLKYNCAGLKFGKVDIGRYGDVSKKYKVSTSPLSKQLPSLLLFQGGKEVMRRPQVDKKCRAVSWSFTEENIIREFNLNELYQKSKKLNKSKGDWSDKLNESQFPPLHEEEEPEVDAQGEETETKKDK, via the exons ATGGCGTTGCTAACACCTCTCCTTGCATTCCTCTACCACTTGCCGCAGGTGTACAAGTGGCTGCTAAAGCCATACTATGTCGCGTCTCTGTTCATGTCAGTCGCGTTTCTCCTGATCCGCAAGACGCCAGGCATCTGCGAGCATCTTTCGACACAACGAGAGGATGGCAACCCCTGCGACTTTGACTGG AGAGAAGTGGAGATTCTTATGTTCCTCAGTGCCATCGTCATGATGAAAAACAGAAGAGCTA TAACGGTGGAACAGCATGTGGGGAACATCATTCTGTTCAGTAAGGTGGCCAACGTTATCCTCTTCTTCAGACTGGACATCCGCATGGGCCTTCTCTACCTCACCTTCTGCATCG tgttcctGATGACCTGTAAGCCTCCTCTCTACATGGGCCCAGAGTACATCAAGTACTTCAGTGACAAGACCATAGAC GACGAGTTGGAGAGGGACAACAGGGTGACGTGGATTGTAGAGTTCTTCGCTAACTGGTCCCCGGAGTGTCAGTCCTTTGCCGCCGTCTACGCAGACCTCTCCCTCAA GTATAACTGTGCTGGGCTCAAGTTTGGGAAGGTGGACATCGGCCGGTATGGAGACGTGTCTAAGAA GTACAAGGTGagtacctctcccctctccaagcAGCTGCCCTCGCTGCTGCTGTTCCAGGGGGGCAAGGAGGTGATGAGACGCCCCCAGGTGGACAAGAAGTGTAGGGCAGTATCCTGGAGCTTCACTGAG GAGAACATCATCCGGGAGTTCAACCTGAACGAGCTCTACCAGAAGTCCAAGAAACTCAATAAGTCCAAGGGAGACTGGAGCGACAAGCTCAATGAATCACAGTTCCCGCCGTTGCACGAAGAGGAGGAGCCCGAGGTCGACGCCcagggggaggagacggagaccAAGAAGGACAAATAG